One region of Quercus lobata isolate SW786 chromosome 2, ValleyOak3.0 Primary Assembly, whole genome shotgun sequence genomic DNA includes:
- the LOC115978339 gene encoding uncharacterized protein LOC115978339 isoform X2 yields the protein MVSVTTPTNPTPQPQAHTQPPAQTQALNIIEHCNNINNKTPLTTPPVVSQDDHDSDIDDLLKEYEDFANDEFSFDDLPPGYRFFPTDVELIRFYLNKKVSNEPLPPNQIVETNLYGYNPEFLAANYKKCGENELYIFTPRDRKYLNGVRPNRAAGDGYWKATGVDKPIIFDETLIGYKKTLVFCQGKPPNGMKTNWIMHEFRVDTPPRDKRNPSDMRLDDSVLCRIYKKTDPRTKSNRKSTWINIRKGMELEEALLDLFFDTFPFDTFPPGYRFCPTDDELVRFYLNKKVSKEPLPPNQIVETNLYHHNPEFLAANNKKCGENEWYFFTPRDRKYLNGNRPNRAAGDGYWKATGADKHIIFDKALIGYRKALVFYRGKAPNGTKTNWIMHEFRVDTPPQDKRSPGDMKLDDSVLCRIYKITEKESKSNEKSTQAHAQDDQEVPNSTSLPQNEPMEYFEFKDPMAQMIYDHDYMLQSGQNAPSALLEVPQNSNAATLIDMPGFHDPFQAMGGIAE from the exons ATGGTTTCTGTTACCACTCCCACTAACCCTACACCACAGCCCCAAGCCCATACACAACCTCCAGCCCAAACCCAAGCCCTGAACATAATAGAACACtgcaacaacatcaacaacaagaCTCCATTGACAACACCACCAGTGGTTTCACAAGATGATCATGACTCAGATATTGATGATCTTCTTAAGGAATACGAAGATTTCGCTAATGATGAATTCTCTTTTGATGATTTGCCTCCTGGATATAGGTTCTTCCCCACTGATGTCGAGCTCATCAGGTTTTACTTGAATAAGAAGGTTTCCAATGAGCCCCTCCCTCCCAACCAGATTGTCGAGACTAACTTATACGGCTACAATCCCGAGTTTCTTGCAG CAAACTACAAGAAATGTGGAGAAAATGAATTGTACATTTTTACTCCAAGGGATCGAAAGTATTTAAATGGAGTCCGTCCAAATCGAGCTGCTGGTGATGGATATTGGAAAGCTACTGGAGTTGACAAGCCTATCATATTCGACGAAACCCTAATTGGGTATAAGAAGACACTAGTTTTCTGTCAAGGAAAACCTCCAAATGGTATGAAGACTAATTGGATTATGCATGAATTTAGAGTTGACACTCCTCCTCGAGATAAAAGGAATCCAAGTGACATGAGG TTGGATGACTCAGTCTTGTGCAGGATTTATAAGAAAACTGATCCCAGAACAAAATCTAATAGGAAATCAACCTGGATAAACATCAGGAAGGGGATGGAACTAGAAGAAGCTcttcttgatttattttttgatacattCCCTTTTGATACATTCCCACCTGGATATAGGTTTTGTCCCACTGACGATGAGCTTGTCAGGTTTTACTTGAATAAGAAGGTTTCCAAAGAGCCCCTCCCTCCCAACCAGATTGTGGAGACTAACTTATACCACCACAATCCCGAGTTTCTTGCAG CAAACAACAAGAAATGTGGAGAAAATGAATGGTACTTTTTTACTCCGAGAGATCGAAAGTATTTAAATGGAAACCGTCCAAACCGAGCAGCTGGTGATGGATATTGGAAAGCTACTGGAGCTGACAAGCATATTATATTTGACAAAGCCCTAATTGGGTATAGGAAGGCACTAGTTTTCTATCGAGGAAAAGCTCCAAATGGTACGAAGACTAATTGGATTATGCACGAATTTAGAGTTGACACTCCTCCTCAAGATAAAAGGAGTCCAGGTGACATGAAG TTGGATGATTCAGTTTTGTGCAGAATTTATAAGATAACTGAAAAGGAATCAAAATCGAATGAGAAATCAACCCAAGCCCATGCCCAAGATGATCAGGAGGTTCCAAATTCCACATCTTTGCCTCAAAATGAGCCGATGGAGTATTTCGAATTCAAGGATCCTATGGCACAAATGATATATGACCATGACTACATGCTTCAATCTGGTCAAAATGCACCTAGTGCATTATTGGAAGTTCCTCAAAACAGTAACGCTGCTACTCTCATTGACATGCCTGGGTTCCATGATCCATTTCAAGCAATGGGCG GCATCGCCGAATAA
- the LOC115978339 gene encoding uncharacterized protein LOC115978339 isoform X1, whose product MVSVTTPTNPTPQPQAHTQPPAQTQALNIIEHCNNINNKTPLTTPPVVSQDDHDSDIDDLLKEYEDFANDEFSFDDLPPGYRFFPTDVELIRFYLNKKVSNEPLPPNQIVETNLYGYNPEFLAANYKKCGENELYIFTPRDRKYLNGVRPNRAAGDGYWKATGVDKPIIFDETLIGYKKTLVFCQGKPPNGMKTNWIMHEFRVDTPPRDKRNPSDMRLDDSVLCRIYKKTDPRTKSNRKSTWINIRKGMELEEALLDLFFDTFPFDTFPPGYRFCPTDDELVRFYLNKKVSKEPLPPNQIVETNLYHHNPEFLAANNKKCGENEWYFFTPRDRKYLNGNRPNRAAGDGYWKATGADKHIIFDKALIGYRKALVFYRGKAPNGTKTNWIMHEFRVDTPPQDKRSPGDMKLDDSVLCRIYKITEKESKSNEKSTQAHAQDDQEVPNSTSLPQNEPMEYFEFKDPMAQMIYDHDYMLQSGQNAPSALLEVPQNSNAATLIDMPGFHDPFQAMGGNIFETPVQSNQQSFCFPPLVNSVETLNLPSRYQDWSYTTNPFKNISAMQSDYYNYCVYQQASPNNQVSTSIPSPGYDPNMLLILNNQVSTSMPSQVSPSMPFFSNDPNKRQKLSNDDHSFR is encoded by the exons ATGGTTTCTGTTACCACTCCCACTAACCCTACACCACAGCCCCAAGCCCATACACAACCTCCAGCCCAAACCCAAGCCCTGAACATAATAGAACACtgcaacaacatcaacaacaagaCTCCATTGACAACACCACCAGTGGTTTCACAAGATGATCATGACTCAGATATTGATGATCTTCTTAAGGAATACGAAGATTTCGCTAATGATGAATTCTCTTTTGATGATTTGCCTCCTGGATATAGGTTCTTCCCCACTGATGTCGAGCTCATCAGGTTTTACTTGAATAAGAAGGTTTCCAATGAGCCCCTCCCTCCCAACCAGATTGTCGAGACTAACTTATACGGCTACAATCCCGAGTTTCTTGCAG CAAACTACAAGAAATGTGGAGAAAATGAATTGTACATTTTTACTCCAAGGGATCGAAAGTATTTAAATGGAGTCCGTCCAAATCGAGCTGCTGGTGATGGATATTGGAAAGCTACTGGAGTTGACAAGCCTATCATATTCGACGAAACCCTAATTGGGTATAAGAAGACACTAGTTTTCTGTCAAGGAAAACCTCCAAATGGTATGAAGACTAATTGGATTATGCATGAATTTAGAGTTGACACTCCTCCTCGAGATAAAAGGAATCCAAGTGACATGAGG TTGGATGACTCAGTCTTGTGCAGGATTTATAAGAAAACTGATCCCAGAACAAAATCTAATAGGAAATCAACCTGGATAAACATCAGGAAGGGGATGGAACTAGAAGAAGCTcttcttgatttattttttgatacattCCCTTTTGATACATTCCCACCTGGATATAGGTTTTGTCCCACTGACGATGAGCTTGTCAGGTTTTACTTGAATAAGAAGGTTTCCAAAGAGCCCCTCCCTCCCAACCAGATTGTGGAGACTAACTTATACCACCACAATCCCGAGTTTCTTGCAG CAAACAACAAGAAATGTGGAGAAAATGAATGGTACTTTTTTACTCCGAGAGATCGAAAGTATTTAAATGGAAACCGTCCAAACCGAGCAGCTGGTGATGGATATTGGAAAGCTACTGGAGCTGACAAGCATATTATATTTGACAAAGCCCTAATTGGGTATAGGAAGGCACTAGTTTTCTATCGAGGAAAAGCTCCAAATGGTACGAAGACTAATTGGATTATGCACGAATTTAGAGTTGACACTCCTCCTCAAGATAAAAGGAGTCCAGGTGACATGAAG TTGGATGATTCAGTTTTGTGCAGAATTTATAAGATAACTGAAAAGGAATCAAAATCGAATGAGAAATCAACCCAAGCCCATGCCCAAGATGATCAGGAGGTTCCAAATTCCACATCTTTGCCTCAAAATGAGCCGATGGAGTATTTCGAATTCAAGGATCCTATGGCACAAATGATATATGACCATGACTACATGCTTCAATCTGGTCAAAATGCACCTAGTGCATTATTGGAAGTTCCTCAAAACAGTAACGCTGCTACTCTCATTGACATGCCTGGGTTCCATGATCCATTTCAAGCAATGGGCGGTAATATTTTTGAGACTCCTGTCCAGAGCAATCAACAAAGTTTCTGTTTTCCTCCTTTAGTGAATTCTGTAGAGACCCTAAATTTGCCAAGTAGATACCAAGATTGGTCGTACACTACAAACCCTTTCAAGAACATCTCAGCAATGCAATCTGATTACTACAATTACTGTGTTTATCAGCAGGCATCGCCGAATAATCAAGTGTCAACATCGATTCCTTCTCCCGGTTATGACCCAAATATGCTTTTGATTCTGAATAATCAAGTGTCGACATCGATGCCTTCTCAAGTGTCACCATCGATGCCTTTTTTCAGTAATGACCCAAATAAGCGTCAAAAGCTTTCAAATGATGACCATTCATTTCGATGA